AAAGAATTTCTTGATGGCTATCACCATGAAAGCGACGAGGCTAGCTCCAATGGTGGCATCAAAAACCCATAAAAAAATATCACATAGCATATTCATGCCTTCTACCTCTTTACAGTAAGATCTGCTGCTTTGTCATTCTTCTCATCTGTCATCGCCTCTACTGCCCATGTCTCTCTGCTTTTCATTCAGAATCTTTTGGAGATGCTCGATGTCCTTCTGGGACAACTTGACGTCTTCTAAAAAATTGGTCATCATCATGTCTGCCGCCCCGCTAAAGACTCTTTTCAAAAACGACTGGCTCTCTGCCCGGATGCATTCTTTTTCGGAAATCAATGGAAAATACTTATAGCCCCTTCCCGATTTTTCAAAACCGATCACCTTTTTCTTCAAAAGTCTGTTGATGAAGGTACGAACAGTTTGATCGGTCCACTCGATTTCATCAGGCAAGAGGAGTGCGATATTCTCAGCGTTTATAGGGTTGTTCTTCCAAATAATCTTCATGATTTCCCACTCTGCTTCCGAAATTTTCGGGAGATTGTGCATGTACTCACCTCCTAATCCATCTTTTGATTTACAAATGTAAATATAATCTGTTGGGTTAATATTACAAACGTAAATGGAATGTGTCAAGAGTTCTTTTCCATTTTTAACCATCTGTTGCTATTTACGTGTGTGGGCTCAGCAGCAAACTCAAAAATGGCCATTCCGCAAAGGATGGCCTTAAATCATGCTATCAACATTCATTCAGTAATCGCGTGCTGCGTCGAACCAGCTTTGAGCCATCTCCTCCGTGATAGGCTGGCCGATTTGGTGGTCAGACTGGCTTAGTTGCCATACAGCTTCACCAAGGTCTTCTCGTTCAGTGGTTTCGATACCTTTGAGGGTGTTGAAACGCACGGTGAAGGTGGTAATGGCTGCCTCCGCATCAGCAAGGCTGCGGGCTTGGGCCAAGGCCGCTTGTGCAACGTCATAGGTTTCATTAGCTAGCTTGGCCAGACGTTTCGGCCAGGACGAAAATGGGCGGCCAAACTCGGTCGTCCACCACTCAGGCTTCCGTAATTGGCTCACGGAAGCGTAGCTAGTCCACGGGCGGGTGTTAGCTCGCGCTTTCATTTGCTGCCTCAGCCGCTTGCCCGTAATCTCCTCCACGTTATAGGCGATAAATCTGTCAAGCGACGGCCACACATTTAGTGGCGGTAAGTCACCCAGATCAGGCATGAAGCGCAGCTCCAAATTCATTAACTGGGTCTGACGAGCTAGCAGCTCCAAATCGCAGAAATTCCCCCACAAACTCAGTGATGTAAGATTTTGAAATTTATTCAGGCATTCCAGCGAGATAGGCTGCGCTAGCGGTTCATTTCGAAGCGTCAGGCTCGTGACCTGGTGCAGCTCGCCCAGATCGGGTAGCAAGAAGGGCTCATGATTCTTGCGGCGGCTTGTGCGCGGTTTCAGTGTCAGAGAGGATGGCATGTCGCCATCGACGGAGAAACGCGATAGATCGCCAGCTACACTCAGACGGAAATATTCAGAGACCCGGGTCTTCGGGAGATTCAGATGCAAACGGCTATCAAACTGGTCCAGTTCGATATGCAAGCCGTGCAATTTGGACTGGCTGGCGTCGACGTCTATGTCTTTGGGCAGGATCGGAAACCATGCCATTTCTTCAATAGGGCGTTCTTTGGCCCAGTCGAAGAAGCTCGTGTCACTCCCTGCGTAGTACAGGACTCGCGGCCAAGGCGAGCCAGCTGGCGTGGCGAAAGAATCGAATACGTGCCAATTGATAGGCGTATAAGGATCGACGTGTAGGTCTGTTTTATTGCCCGCTTGTGACGGTCCAATGGAGAGGCTGCCTACGCCGGGCTTGAGAACAAGTGTGTGGCTGTGAGGGCCAGTCAGGTCGATAGGATAACGACCATCCTCTATGATAGAACCAGCAGGAGAACGAACTTGTTTATGAATTGGCATTTAACTCATCCTTCCTTCTTAACTCCTGACTTATCCACTATGTATCAACGATATCAATACCTTGGGGCATACTAAAAATATAGCATAGAAAGGGCAGTTACCGCGGTGGAGAGAAGAATATTTCCAGTCTACGCTCCGGGCTACGTCCTGCTGGGATGTATAGACTGTCCGCTCCGCAGCGATTTGCGGGGAAATGCAAAAGTGGTAGCCGTTCCGTCGCGAGGGCACGTTGCATTTCTTTTGCCCGCAAATCACTGCGAAGCTGGGTTGGACTTCGAAAGTCGCTAGGACTGGAAACATTCTTCTCTGACGTTGCTGTTCAATGATTCTCAATCTTTAAAAGTCACTTGAAAACCCAACAGCTCGCAAGGAAACAGGAGAAATAAGCGAAGATCTTTGGGGCACCCACCGAGGCGCAATGGCAAAAGCGAAACACGCCTTTAAGCGTCCACCTCTGAAAAGCATCCCTGAACCTCTACTTTGGACGCGGTTTCGCTTTTTCCATGGAGCCGTGCAGTCAATCCCCCTAGCTGGTGACCCAAGAAGCTGGAGCGTTTTCTCCTGTTTCCTCCCACCACGACAGCCTGAAAGCGAGGCTTTTCACATGCAGCTGCAGTGGGGAGAAGAATATTTCCAGTCTACGCTCCGGGCTACGTCCTGCTAGGATGTTTCGCATCATCGATGACAAGCCGGATTTTCCGTGATCAGGGCATTTTTGAAACCGTACTTTTTGACGGATGCCACTACCAAAACAACTAGACTTGCTCCTGGAGTGGCATCACAAACCATTTTCCGTTCTACGGTACAGCACTTGTACGTCCTTACTACTTCAAGTTCTGAAAGTCTACCGCTTTTTGGCTCATCAGGTAGGAAACAATCTCTTCCTTATTGGACACTTCGTCTATAAACGTGACTTTGAAACAAATGTCATTTTCTCTCCAGAAATAGGAGATGAGAGTTGGTTCTTCTGCATTGCTCGACTCACCAAAACGCTTGTATTTCTCCGTTTTGTACACTTCATTCCCAGCGATTTTCAGCATGTTTACCTTAACTATGTTCTTATCGTCCGCAGGGAGGAGAAATGCTACATTTCCATTCCTTTTCATATCTTCGTATATTTTCGTGTCTTTGATTTGATCAAATGTGATTCTATTTTCCCCGCTCAATCTTTTGTTTTTCTCAGCAACATCGTAGTAAATCCCAAGGTACATGGTCTTATAATCTTCCTTATTCGCCGGCATGCTGAAATTTATCTTTGAGCTTATATCTGCTGATGTACCTTTGAACTGTCCCGGTAGCTCTAAAGGAAATTTAGGAGTAAACCCTATTGCTTTTGAGCCATGCTGTACATCTTCCGTATCATATAAGCCCATGACGTAAAGGTATAAGCCTACATAGCGTTCTTTCATCGCCTGATCCGGGTATTTCACATTCGAGATCATTTTCACAATGTCTCCTTGAGGATCGCCATCGAAACTACTAATGTTATACTGTACTCCGTTTTCTTGCCATAGATAGTAAACGTAGTTTATTTGAGAGGAGTGTTGGCTAAGAAAAGTAACTTTCTTTACATCTAGCCCTTGGACCTTCAAATTTTGCTCCTCTATTTTTTGTTCCCCATCTCGCTTTTTTTGTTCATCCACGATTATTTTGTAAGCCGCCTCCAATCCATTTAGTCCGCTACTTGCAGAAAAACGAACATCAGGGAATGGACCTGGTTTTCTAAATTCAATCTGAACGTGAGTTTCTTTATTGGTACGCAACTTTTTCTGATCGATAAACATTCCGATAAACTTATAGTCCATAGCAAGCACATCAGGAACTTTAAAGGCAAAACCAGTTGTCTGTATTCCTTTTGACAAACGGTCGTATGATCGCTCATCCGAGTCAAACAAAAATCTAGCCTCTTGTTTGGTAGTAGCCTTATCGGAAGCGACTGGCTTGACGGTACTCTCCACCTTCACTGCGGCATTCGTAAGGGTCACCGAACTCATCAAAGCTACGCACAAAACGGCAGCAACCGAAAGCTTGTAAGATCCTGCTTTAAAGCTTTTTATCATTTGAATTCTCCTTATCATTTGAATTCTCCTTATCAGTTGATTCTTCTTATTTGCTTCGGTAAAGGGAAGCAAGTGAAGCTGCTGGCGATTGGTAGAAAAACGCTGCAAAAATTGAATAAACGTCATCCCGTAGGGCACTGACTCATCTTCACCCAGAACGTTCAACACATAAGCGTCACACGCAAGCTCCCGGTCGGCCTTCATCAGTTTGACACACAACCAAACAAAAGGGTTCATCCAGTGAATGGCGAGAGCAAGTAGACCCAGTAGGTTCCACGCGATGTCTTTTCTTTTGTAGTGGGCAAGCTCGTGGGAGAAGACGTGGGTAAGCGCAGAGGTGTTCGATTCCTTGCATATCTCTTCGGGACAGTAAATCCATGGATGGATCAACCCGGAGATATGTGGGCTTTTTCTATCGCTTCCTGAATAGATAGGGATTGGTTTGGTGATGCCAAATCTTTTTCGGCAATCATCTAGGATGGAAATGACTTGCGGGTCGGTTGTGATTTTGAGGCTGCTCATTCTGCTTCTGGTCCGCAACATGTAGGCGCCCATAAATCCAAGCAGGGAGATACATCCCATAAGCCAGGCGCTGGCAGCTATTTTTACGCCAAGGGTGTGATTGCCCTCGACTGGGTCTGGATCGATTTTGATTGGGATGGGGGGATCCAGAAGTTTTTGATTTTCTGGCTGTTTTGCTCTCTCTCTTTTTGTAACGCGTCATTCGCAACAGGGGAGTCGGGGGAAACAGCATTTTTTATGCTGTCTACGCCTAGTTGCCAGATATTGAAGATGCTTACGGAACTGTCAGGGAGAAAAGGGAACAGAAGCCGTATTAACACAATCAGCCAAAGCGCGTGGTGAAGCCGAGCGCTTATTCGGTGATGAAAGATTTTCTTGATGGCTAGCTCCAATGGTGGCATCAAAAACCCATAAAAAAATATCACATAGCATATTCATGCTTTCTACCTCTTTACAGTAAGGTCTGCTGCTTTGTCATTCTTCTCATCTGTCATCGCCTCTGTTGCCCATGTCTCTCTGCTTTTCATTCAGAATCTTTTGGAGATGCTCGATGTCCTTCTGGGACAACTTGACGTCTTCTAAAAAATTGGTCATCATCATGTCCGCCGCCCCACTAAAGACTCTTTTCAAAAACGACTGGCTCTCTGCCCGGATGCATTCTTTTTCGGAAATCAATGGAAAATACTTATAGCCCCTTCCCGATTTTTCAAAACCGATCACCTTTTTCTTCAAAAGTCTGTTGATGAAGGTACGAACAGTTTGATCGGTCCACTCGATTTCATCAGGCAAGAGGAGTGCGATATTCTCAGCGTTTATAGGGTTTTTCTTCCAAATAATCTTCATGATTTCCCACTCTGCTTCCGAAATTTTCGGGAGATTGTGCATGTACTCACCTCCTCATCCATCTTTTGATTTACAAATGTAAATATAATCTGTTGGGTTAATATTACAAATGTAAATGAAATGTGTCAAGAGTCGTTTTCCATTTTTAACCATAGGCTACTATTTACGTACGCACGGCTCAGCTGCGGCTCAATTCGGCCGGAATCGCAAGGGAATGTTCGTAACAATTTTTACAGTCCTTCACAGCAGCTTGAAAGAGAGGTGGTTCACATGTAGCTGCAGTGGGGAGAAGAAGATTTCCAGTCTACGCTCCGGGCTACGTCCTACTAGGAAGTGTAGACTGGCCGCTCCGCAGCAATTTGCGGGGAAATGCAAAAGTGGTAGCCGCTACGCCGTTTGGGCACGTTGCATTTCTTTTGTCCGCAAATCACTGCGAAGCTGGGTTGGACTTCGAAAGTCGCTAGGACTGGAAATATTCTTCTCTGGCTTAGCTATTCGATGATTTTCAATCGTTCAAAGCCTATTAAAAAACCAACAGCTCGTAAGGAAACAGGAGAAATAAGCGAAGATCTTTGGGGCACCTACCGAGGCGCAATGGCAAAAGCGAAACACGCCTTTAAGCGTCCACCTCTGAAAAGCATCCCTGAACCTCTACTTTGGACGCGGTTTCGCTTTTTCCATGGAGCCGTGCAGTCAATCCCCCTAGCTGGTGACCCAAGAAGCTGGAGCGTTTTCTCCTGTTTCCTCCCACCACAACAGCTGGAATAATGAGTATCAAAAGAAGACTAAAAGTATCGAAATGATACATTTAAATCTCATTATGATACGATTGCTACCAAAATAATAATCCTTCCACGCCTCGCACAGTTGGCACGATTCTTGCTTTATCAAAGTAGGATGAAACCACCCGAGGAGGAACCCATCGATGGATAAACGACCACCAATCTACGTTGTGAAAAATAAGAGAAAAAATAGCGAGAGTTCTCGCATTCCTACCTATTTGAGCGAAAAAGAAACCCGTTTTGCCAAAGCCTTTCATCAATCTCTCGCAAACTACGAGCCGACTCCCCTCGTTACATTGCCTGCATTGGCACGTGAGCTGGGAGTAGAACAGGTCCTTGTTAAAGATGAGTCCAAGCGATTTGGCCTCAATGCTTTCAAGGTTCTGGGAGCCTCTTACGCGATGGCTCGTTTCTTGTGCGAAAAGCTGGGGAAATCGACAGAAGAGATGACCTTTGAAGCACTGTGCTCCCCAGAAATGAGAGAGCAAATCGGAGAAGTCACGTTCGTCACGGCAACAGATGGCAATCACGGAAGGGCCGTTGCATGGGCTGCCAAGGCGCTCGGACAGCATGCCGTTGTATACTTGCCCAAAGGCTCCGCCCAGCAACGGGTAGATGCGATACGCGAGGCGGGCGCAGAAGTCCACGTCATTAATGGAAACTACGATGAAGCCGTGTGTCTCTCTGAACAAATGGCCAAGGAACGTGGTTGGCAAGTGATTCAAGATACGGCATGGGAAGGCTACACGACCATTCCCATGTGGATCATGCAAGGCTATACAACGATGGTTACAGAAGCCATGGAACAACTCTCAGCCCTCACTGACACCAAACAGCCGACGCATCTAATCTTGCAGGCAGGAGTCGGTTCCATGGCCGCCGCAGTCTTGGGACATTTCGTAGCGGCGCAAGCAAACAAGGACCTAATAACCGTGATTGTAGAGCCGCATAGTGCCAATTGCATGGTCCTCTCAGCAGAAAAGAATGACGGACAACCACATGCAGCTACGGGAGAGCTCGGAACCATCATGGCAGGTCTGGCATGTGGCGAGCCGAATCCAATGGCATGGGAGATCTTGCAGGAGCATGCAGACTTCTTCGTCAGCTGTGCCGATTACGTGGCGGCAAACGGCATGCGTATACTTGCGGCACCGACGGGAGGCGACCCTTCTATTGTGAGCGGGGAAAGTGGAGCAGTCGGGGTAGGGCTACTCGCTGCTTTGATGAGCAAGCCCATGTATCATCAACAGCGTGAGCAGCTTGGCTTGAATAAAAATTCCGTTGTTCTGTGCTTTAGTACGGAAGGTGATACGGATCAGGATATATACAGACGCATTATCTGGGAAGGAGCATGCCGAGAAGAGGAGGATATGACAAAATGAACGTGGCGATCAATCGAAACGAACTAATTTCATTGGTTGCAGAACTTAATCCGTATCGACTCCGTAAATCTGAAGATGAGACGTTTTAAGCAAGCGCCGAGCTGTCATTTTTGCGAGAGCCGTTTGAAGTCGGGCTGGCTTCTCCTGTGATGCGCTATAATGTAGGCAAGAGATTGACGGGAGGGGAAGCCAAATGCCCTTGCGAGATATTCAAGAAAGTGTGCAACAGATTGCTTCGGCTGTTGCATCCGTTCTGCGCGTAGAGGTAGAGATTGCGGACAGTCAGTTTTTGCGGATCGCAGGGACGGGGAAGAATGAGGCTGGGGTTTTGCGGACGATGGCAGGAGAGGATCATATATACCGAGAGTCGTTGCTCGCCGGGCATCCTGTTGTGATTAGGCATCCGGGGCAGGATGAGCGGTGTCGTCCCTGTATGCATTATGGAAATTGCACGGAGACGGGAGAGATTTGCTGCCCGATACAATTAGACAATGAAAATATAGGTGTGATCGGCCTGCTCGCTTTTGATGAGGAGCAGCGCGAGCGGTTGTTTACAGATGTGGATGCGATATTGACCTATTTGCAAAAAATGGCCGAGCTGATCGCCATTAAGCTAAAAGAGCACTATTTGTACGTCGAGCAGTTGCATACGGTAGAAAAGCTGCGTGTCGTCATGGATGAAATGGACAAGGCTATGTTTCTCGTCGATCAAGACAATCGGATCATTCAGGCGAACCAGCGTGCCCGTCAATATTTGCTGCTCGATCACGACGACAGTCAGGCGGTAGAATGGATCGATGCTATTCGTCGTGCAGAT
The window above is part of the Brevibacillus antibioticus genome. Proteins encoded here:
- a CDS encoding BlaI/MecI/CopY family transcriptional regulator; its protein translation is MHNLPKISEAEWEIMKIIWKNNPINAENIALLLPDEIEWTDQTVRTFINRLLKKKVIGFEKSGRGYKYFPLISEKECIRAESQSFLKRVFSGAADMMMTNFLEDVKLSQKDIEHLQKILNEKQRDMGSRGDDR
- a CDS encoding M56 family metallopeptidase, yielding MDPPIPIKIDPDPVEGNHTLGVKIAASAWLMGCISLLGFMGAYMLRTRSRMSSLKITTDPQVISILDDCRKRFGITKPIPIYSGSDRKSPHISGLIHPWIYCPEEICKESNTSALTHVFSHELAHYKRKDIAWNLLGLLALAIHWMNPFVWLCVKLMKADRELACDAYVLNVLGEDESVPYGMTFIQFLQRFSTNRQQLHLLPFTEANKKNQLIRRIQMIRRIQMIKSFKAGSYKLSVAAVLCVALMSSVTLTNAAVKVESTVKPVASDKATTKQEARFLFDSDERSYDRLSKGIQTTGFAFKVPDVLAMDYKFIGMFIDQKKLRTNKETHVQIEFRKPGPFPDVRFSASSGLNGLEAAYKIIVDEQKKRDGEQKIEEQNLKVQGLDVKKVTFLSQHSSQINYVYYLWQENGVQYNISSFDGDPQGDIVKMISNVKYPDQAMKERYVGLYLYVMGLYDTEDVQHGSKAIGFTPKFPLELPGQFKGTSADISSKINFSMPANKEDYKTMYLGIYYDVAEKNKRLSGENRITFDQIKDTKIYEDMKRNGNVAFLLPADDKNIVKVNMLKIAGNEVYKTEKYKRFGESSNAEEPTLISYFWRENDICFKVTFIDEVSNKEEIVSYLMSQKAVDFQNLK
- a CDS encoding BlaI/MecI/CopY family transcriptional regulator, translated to MHNLPKISEAEWEIMKIIWKKNPINAENIALLLPDEIEWTDQTVRTFINRLLKKKVIGFEKSGRGYKYFPLISEKECIRAESQSFLKRVFSGAADMMMTNFLEDVKLSQKDIEHLQKILNEKQRDMGNRGDDR
- the dpaL gene encoding diaminopropionate ammonia-lyase, translated to MDKRPPIYVVKNKRKNSESSRIPTYLSEKETRFAKAFHQSLANYEPTPLVTLPALARELGVEQVLVKDESKRFGLNAFKVLGASYAMARFLCEKLGKSTEEMTFEALCSPEMREQIGEVTFVTATDGNHGRAVAWAAKALGQHAVVYLPKGSAQQRVDAIREAGAEVHVINGNYDEAVCLSEQMAKERGWQVIQDTAWEGYTTIPMWIMQGYTTMVTEAMEQLSALTDTKQPTHLILQAGVGSMAAAVLGHFVAAQANKDLITVIVEPHSANCMVLSAEKNDGQPHAATGELGTIMAGLACGEPNPMAWEILQEHADFFVSCADYVAANGMRILAAPTGGDPSIVSGESGAVGVGLLAALMSKPMYHQQREQLGLNKNSVVLCFSTEGDTDQDIYRRIIWEGACREEEDMTK